A section of the Microbacterium forte genome encodes:
- the rbfA gene encoding 30S ribosome-binding factor RbfA produces MAGERQARLADRIRVILAERLEKGLRDPRLGFVTITDVRVTGDLQHASVFYTVLGTEEERLSSGEALTSATGMLRSEVGKQLSTRLVPTLEFIPDALPENADHISALLREAQQRDAEVAKLASSASHAGDADPYLRDEDDDTKS; encoded by the coding sequence ATGGCTGGTGAACGACAGGCCCGTCTGGCTGATCGGATTCGAGTGATCCTTGCGGAGCGCCTCGAGAAGGGGTTGCGAGACCCGCGCCTCGGCTTCGTCACGATCACGGATGTCCGTGTCACGGGTGACCTGCAGCACGCCTCGGTGTTCTACACGGTGCTCGGTACCGAAGAGGAGCGCCTCTCCAGCGGGGAGGCGCTGACCTCCGCCACTGGCATGCTGCGCAGCGAGGTCGGCAAGCAGCTCAGCACGCGCCTCGTGCCGACGCTCGAGTTCATCCCCGATGCCCTGCCGGAGAACGCCGATCACATCTCGGCTCTCCTCCGTGAAGCGCAGCAGCGCGACGCCGAAGTGGCGAAGCTCGCATCGTCCGCGTCGCACGCGGGCGACGCGGATCCGTACCTCCGCGACGAAGACGACGACACGAAGTCCTGA
- the infB gene encoding translation initiation factor IF-2, translated as MAGKPRVHEIAAELGVDSKIALAKLKELGEFVKSPSSTIEPPVARKLRAAIESDASLKASADTAPAAAKPGAAKPGAAKTGAATPGAATSGAATPGAAKPGAAKTGGPTPGPKPGPKPAPAPEEPVAAPAPEAPAPAAEAPAEPAASAEGTSGSAAPKSNDGGAPKPGAPRPGNNPFSSAQGMGQRPAGPRPGNNPFASAQGMGQRPSPTPGNIPRPQAPRPGAPRPGAPRPGSPRPGAPRGGQGGRPGGAPFQQRPGGPGRPGGAGGPGAGPGARPGGGFAGRPGGGGGRGRGPGGGTAGAFGKGGGKSKQRKSRRAKRQEFEMRSAPVVGGVNVTRGNGEIIRMRRGASIADFADKIETLTGYTVQPGTLVTILFNLGEMATATESLDEATFEVLGEELGYKIQMVSPEDEDKELLEGFGLDLEAELEAESEDDLEIRPPVVTVMGHVDHGKTRLLDAIRQTNVIEGEAGGITQHIGAYQVWTEHEGIERAITFIDTPGHEAFTAMRARGAQVTDLAILVVAADDGIMPQTVEALNHAQAANVPIVVAVNKVDKPDANPAKVRQQLTEYGLVAEEYGGDVMFVDVSARANTGIQELLDAVLLTADAGLDLTANPNKAARGVAIEAKLDKGRGSIATVLIQSGTLRIGDAIVAGTAYGRVRAMADENGEQVLEAYPSRPVQVQGLNSVPRAGDVFIVTEEDRMARQIAEKREAVERNAQLAKARKRISLEDFTRALEEGKVESLNLIIKGDVSGAVEALEESLLKIEVDDSVQLRIIHRGVGAITESDVNLATIDNAIIVGFNVRPDTKARERAQREGVDIRFYSVIYNAIDEVESSLKGMLKPEYEEVQSGVAEIREVFRSSKFGNIAGVIVRSGTITRNAKARVIRDGVVIADGLAIESLRRFKDDVTEVRTDYEAGIGLGKFNDIQIGDEIETTELIEKPRG; from the coding sequence GTGGCTGGTAAACCACGCGTACACGAGATCGCCGCCGAACTCGGCGTCGACAGCAAGATCGCACTTGCAAAGCTCAAGGAACTCGGAGAGTTCGTCAAGAGCCCCTCTTCGACCATCGAACCGCCGGTGGCGCGCAAGCTTCGCGCTGCCATCGAGTCGGACGCCTCGCTGAAGGCATCCGCTGACACGGCTCCCGCTGCGGCCAAGCCCGGTGCCGCCAAGCCCGGTGCGGCCAAGACCGGTGCGGCGACGCCCGGTGCTGCAACGTCCGGTGCTGCAACGCCCGGTGCCGCGAAGCCCGGTGCCGCCAAGACGGGTGGACCGACTCCCGGGCCCAAGCCCGGACCCAAGCCGGCCCCCGCGCCGGAAGAGCCCGTTGCCGCTCCGGCTCCTGAGGCTCCCGCCCCGGCCGCAGAGGCTCCGGCCGAGCCTGCTGCTTCGGCCGAGGGTACGTCCGGATCCGCTGCGCCCAAGTCGAACGACGGCGGCGCACCGAAGCCCGGCGCACCGCGTCCGGGCAACAACCCGTTCTCGTCGGCGCAGGGCATGGGCCAGCGTCCGGCAGGTCCTCGTCCCGGCAACAACCCCTTCGCCTCGGCGCAGGGAATGGGCCAGCGGCCGAGCCCGACTCCCGGCAACATCCCGCGTCCGCAGGCTCCGCGCCCCGGTGCCCCGCGTCCCGGTGCGCCTCGTCCCGGTTCTCCCCGTCCCGGCGCTCCGCGCGGCGGTCAGGGTGGTCGTCCCGGTGGTGCACCGTTCCAGCAGCGTCCCGGCGGCCCCGGTCGTCCCGGCGGTGCCGGTGGACCCGGTGCCGGTCCCGGTGCTCGTCCCGGCGGTGGCTTCGCAGGTCGCCCCGGTGGTGGCGGCGGTCGCGGCCGTGGTCCTGGTGGAGGTACCGCAGGTGCCTTCGGCAAGGGCGGCGGCAAGAGCAAGCAGCGCAAGTCGCGGCGGGCGAAGCGGCAGGAGTTCGAGATGCGGAGCGCCCCGGTCGTCGGTGGCGTCAACGTCACCCGCGGCAACGGGGAGATCATCCGCATGCGCCGTGGTGCGTCGATCGCGGACTTCGCCGACAAGATCGAGACGCTGACCGGCTACACGGTTCAGCCCGGAACCCTCGTGACGATCCTCTTCAACCTCGGCGAGATGGCCACGGCCACCGAGTCGCTGGATGAGGCGACGTTCGAGGTGCTCGGCGAGGAGCTCGGATACAAGATCCAGATGGTCTCGCCTGAGGACGAGGACAAGGAGCTCCTCGAGGGCTTCGGTCTCGACCTCGAGGCCGAGCTGGAGGCGGAGAGCGAGGACGACCTCGAGATCCGTCCTCCCGTCGTCACCGTCATGGGTCACGTCGATCACGGTAAGACCCGCCTGCTCGACGCGATCCGCCAGACCAACGTCATCGAGGGTGAAGCCGGCGGCATCACCCAGCACATCGGTGCGTACCAGGTGTGGACGGAGCACGAGGGCATCGAGCGTGCCATCACCTTCATCGACACCCCGGGTCACGAGGCGTTCACCGCCATGCGTGCTCGTGGAGCGCAGGTCACCGACCTCGCGATCCTCGTGGTCGCAGCCGACGACGGCATCATGCCCCAGACGGTCGAGGCGCTGAACCACGCCCAGGCGGCGAACGTGCCGATCGTGGTCGCGGTGAACAAGGTAGACAAGCCCGACGCCAACCCGGCCAAGGTCCGTCAGCAGCTCACCGAGTACGGTCTGGTCGCAGAGGAGTATGGCGGAGACGTCATGTTCGTCGACGTCTCGGCTCGGGCGAACACCGGAATCCAGGAACTCCTGGACGCTGTGCTGCTCACCGCCGACGCGGGTCTCGACCTCACGGCCAACCCGAACAAGGCCGCTCGCGGTGTCGCCATCGAGGCGAAGCTCGACAAGGGCCGCGGATCCATCGCCACGGTGCTGATCCAGTCCGGAACACTTCGGATCGGTGACGCGATCGTCGCAGGAACGGCCTACGGCCGTGTGCGTGCGATGGCAGACGAGAACGGCGAGCAGGTCCTCGAGGCCTACCCGTCGCGTCCGGTGCAGGTGCAGGGTCTGAACTCGGTGCCGCGTGCAGGCGATGTCTTCATCGTCACCGAAGAAGACCGCATGGCCCGTCAGATCGCTGAGAAGCGTGAAGCAGTCGAGCGCAACGCCCAGCTGGCCAAGGCCCGCAAGCGCATCTCGCTCGAGGACTTCACCCGTGCTCTCGAAGAGGGCAAGGTCGAGTCGCTCAACCTCATCATCAAGGGTGACGTCTCCGGTGCCGTCGAGGCACTCGAGGAGTCGCTGCTCAAGATCGAGGTCGACGATTCGGTGCAGCTCCGCATCATCCACCGCGGTGTCGGTGCGATCACGGAGTCCGACGTCAACCTCGCGACGATCGACAACGCGATCATCGTGGGCTTCAACGTCCGCCCCGACACGAAGGCGCGCGAGCGCGCTCAGCGTGAAGGTGTGGACATCCGGTTCTACTCGGTGATCTACAACGCGATCGACGAGGTCGAGAGCTCGCTCAAGGGCATGCTCAAGCCGGAGTACGAAGAGGTCCAGTCGGGCGTCGCCGAGATCCGCGAGGTGTTCCGCTCCTCGAAGTTCGGCAACATCGCCGGTGTCATCGTGCGATCGGGAACGATCACGCGAAACGCCAAGGCTCGCGTCATCCGCGACGGTGTGGTCATCGCAGATGGCCTGGCCATCGAGTCGCTGCGTCGCTTCAAGGACGACGTCACCGAGGTGCGTACGGACTACGAGGCCGGTATCGGCCTCGGCAAGTTCAACGACATCCAGATCGGTGACGAGATCGAGACGACGGAACTGATCGAGAAGCCTCGCGGCTGA
- a CDS encoding helix-turn-helix domain-containing protein, which yields MVPSVEALFAQLELDDRDREILVAVSLRLDDRLDPLVDFAGRSAAELVDGPLGALLEIHAGRVRLADPRLAIWLRATTASSSAAAVHSRLHRLFDARGERVDADWHGARAAMHGEPATAGELTRIAREHSEAGLSERAFHLAAEAAAHSSGVERDEATLVAGVAAIAAGYAVDAARRLGSLFPGGDELYRLQGLGGLLVAEAHLRGAVPEVDTSVIQPRVDDADQWYSWARASAFAAMLCAERGDRRGMRPWLEALRKASARVGADRELRDPVVALAWLVIGDDDGDDVSGAGPLTGSLFRALRAAVDGDVDRGLSLLAAGDSAVGVEVDPFVAGFELSPLVAAYRAVVEVLLLMWRGDIGAARDRMLHAALELPVAVPFAGLGVVVARRLDLAVLGHLGPFAKALTAALPAPPRIDQLVDRGIEAFLAGNSAEAAACMRLWRDRGAPQPTLSVPGLEEAIVVTHGASWRPHRIEPPEIGLAQRLRVQITSCSDDEWRVERPLVVAAARTLTSPFSRGRVEAMIGTRSLIKGDIAIGREHLAMARNLLEVSGATAWARAVAVRLERVEVTDGAATGDPLSSCRRVWASMLTARELEVAMLVVGGAPNRDIADSLHVSVRTVEVHLGRVFAKLEVRTRVELTVLAHRIGQFV from the coding sequence ATGGTGCCGTCCGTCGAGGCGCTGTTCGCTCAGCTGGAGCTCGACGACCGCGACCGTGAGATCCTCGTCGCCGTGTCTCTGCGGCTCGACGACAGGCTCGACCCGCTGGTGGATTTCGCGGGACGGTCCGCCGCAGAACTCGTCGACGGTCCGCTCGGAGCGCTTCTCGAGATCCACGCGGGCCGAGTCCGTCTCGCCGACCCCCGGTTGGCGATCTGGTTGCGTGCGACGACGGCGTCTTCGTCGGCCGCCGCGGTGCACTCGAGACTGCACCGACTCTTCGACGCGCGCGGCGAGCGGGTCGACGCCGACTGGCACGGCGCTCGAGCGGCGATGCACGGCGAACCGGCGACCGCGGGGGAGCTGACGCGCATCGCCAGGGAGCATTCGGAGGCGGGACTGAGCGAGCGGGCCTTCCACCTCGCGGCAGAAGCAGCCGCGCACTCGAGCGGGGTCGAGCGGGATGAGGCCACTCTCGTCGCCGGTGTCGCGGCCATCGCCGCGGGCTACGCGGTCGACGCGGCGAGACGACTGGGGAGTCTGTTTCCCGGCGGTGACGAGCTCTATCGTCTGCAGGGTCTCGGCGGGTTGCTCGTCGCCGAGGCGCATCTCCGTGGGGCCGTGCCTGAGGTCGACACGAGCGTCATCCAGCCGCGCGTCGATGACGCCGACCAGTGGTATTCGTGGGCCCGGGCATCGGCGTTCGCGGCGATGCTGTGCGCCGAACGGGGCGACCGCCGGGGGATGCGTCCGTGGCTCGAGGCTCTCAGAAAGGCGAGCGCGCGCGTCGGGGCCGATCGAGAACTCCGCGACCCGGTCGTCGCGCTCGCATGGCTGGTGATCGGCGACGACGACGGAGACGACGTGAGCGGCGCAGGCCCGCTCACCGGAAGCTTGTTCCGCGCCCTGCGAGCGGCAGTCGACGGAGACGTCGACAGGGGCCTCAGCCTGCTCGCCGCGGGTGATTCGGCGGTCGGGGTCGAGGTCGACCCGTTCGTCGCGGGCTTCGAGCTCAGTCCACTGGTCGCGGCGTATCGAGCGGTCGTCGAAGTCCTGCTCCTGATGTGGCGGGGAGACATCGGCGCTGCGCGCGACCGGATGCTGCATGCCGCGCTCGAGCTGCCCGTCGCTGTGCCGTTCGCCGGACTCGGCGTCGTCGTCGCTCGACGGCTCGACCTGGCGGTTCTCGGTCACCTCGGGCCGTTCGCCAAGGCTCTCACTGCCGCACTTCCCGCGCCTCCGCGCATCGATCAGCTCGTGGATCGAGGCATCGAGGCGTTCCTGGCGGGCAACTCGGCCGAGGCTGCGGCATGCATGCGGCTCTGGCGCGACCGCGGCGCTCCGCAGCCGACGCTGTCTGTTCCCGGACTCGAGGAGGCGATCGTCGTCACGCATGGTGCATCGTGGCGTCCGCATCGGATCGAGCCGCCCGAGATCGGTCTCGCCCAGCGACTGCGGGTGCAGATCACCAGCTGTTCGGATGACGAATGGCGTGTCGAGCGTCCGCTCGTCGTCGCAGCGGCACGCACTCTGACCTCGCCGTTCTCGCGCGGGCGAGTCGAGGCGATGATCGGCACCAGATCGCTGATCAAGGGTGACATCGCCATCGGCAGAGAGCACCTGGCGATGGCGCGGAACCTCCTCGAGGTCTCCGGCGCGACCGCCTGGGCGAGGGCGGTCGCCGTACGCTTGGAGCGGGTGGAGGTCACCGACGGCGCAGCGACCGGAGATCCGCTCTCATCGTGCCGCCGAGTCTGGGCATCGATGCTCACCGCTCGAGAGCTGGAGGTCGCGATGCTGGTGGTCGGTGGTGCCCCGAACCGCGACATCGCCGACTCGCTCCACGTGTCGGTGCGCACGGTCGAGGTTCATCTGGGCAGGGTCTTCGCGAAGCTCGAGGTCAGGACCCGCGTCGAGCTGACGGTGCTCGCCCATCGGATAGGGCAGTTCGTCTGA
- a CDS encoding YlxR family protein, translated as MEPVRTCVGCRTRAPRAALLRVVSQDDILIIDERSVLPGRGAWVHPTPECMDAALRRRAFGRALRASGNLDTRIIEQYPPRNKG; from the coding sequence ACGAACGTGCGTCGGCTGTCGCACGCGTGCTCCCCGCGCCGCTCTTCTCAGAGTGGTGTCCCAAGACGACATCCTCATCATCGATGAGCGAAGCGTCCTGCCAGGGCGAGGCGCGTGGGTGCATCCGACACCGGAATGCATGGATGCCGCTCTGCGGCGCCGAGCTTTCGGCCGAGCACTTCGCGCATCCGGCAATCTGGATACGCGGATCATCGAACAATACCCACCAAGAAACAAAGGCTGA